In Pyrus communis chromosome 1, drPyrComm1.1, whole genome shotgun sequence, the following are encoded in one genomic region:
- the LOC137731142 gene encoding dehydrin Xero 1-like — MAHYHNQFGPPPTDAYGNPTQATDEYDTPVGPRVDKYGNPLSHHGANTGITPATTREYSALDTVGHGYGRKEHHGATSMLHRSGSSNSSSSSEDDGLGGRRKKKRLKQKIKEKLPGSTTTDTTYGTTADTTYPGRHHQEKGMMGKIKDKLPRGHKDDPYHSTPHTTSTTSTYGVTTYTEELHEKKGITDNIKEKLPGRHH, encoded by the exons ATGGCACATTACCATAACCAGTTCGGGCCACCACCGACCGACGCCTACGGAAACCCGACCCAGGCAACTGACGAGTACGACACCCCGGTGGGCCCCCGAGTGGACAAGTACGGAAACCCTCTTAGCCATCATGGTGCTAATACTGGCATCACTCCAGCCACAACCAGAGAATACAGTGCTCTAGACACGGTTGGTCACGGTTATGGCAGGAAAGAGCACCATGGTGCCACTAGCATGCTTCATCGCTCTGGCAGCTCAAACTCGAGCTCT TCATCTGAGGATGATGGGTTAGGTGGgaggaggaaaaagaagagGCTGAAACAGAAGATAAAGGAGAAGCTCCCAGGTTCAACTACAACTGACACAACATACGGCACCACCGCCGACACCACCTACCCCGGAAGGCACCACCAGGAGAAGGG GATGATGGGCAAGATCAAGGACAAGCTGCCGAGGGGCCACAAGGATGACCCCTACCACTCAACACCACATACCACTTCGACCACCAGTACTTACGGTGTCACCACTTACACGGAGGAGCTCCATGAAAAGAAGGGGATTACGGACAACATCAAAGAGAAGCTTCCCGGCAGACATCACTAG